CACTTCCTGCTCAGGAGTGAAGAAATGGTGAACGTATAGCTTGTTCCGGACCTCTTTCCAGAAGCTGGTAGCATACTTGAGATAATAATTATGCTCACGCTCGCTGTAGCCGTATTGGGGCTTCTCTTGCGACTTAGGCGAGATCGTAATACTATTTTCAACAGGTTCTGCTTCTTGTTGTGGCTCCTGTTGCGGCGTCGGGTCCTGCTGCGTATCGGCTTTTTCTCCGAGCGCCTTGGCTAGTCTCTTGCCTGCAGTATGGTTTGAATCACTTTTCTGTGGTTGAGGAATTTGTTTTGAAATAGTACTTCCGGAATTTGGCACTTCCCCATCCGAAGCTTCTTTTTCCTCGTTCCCAAAAAAGTCGTTACCAAAAATAACGTTACTGCGGTGTCCTCCATTGGTAATTTCAGTACCCTCGGTGACAGCAGAAGAGGTTGTGAACTTATTCACATTATACACATCCTCTACTGTTTTAATTTCTTTATTCTTATTCTGTATAGAAGTCTCAGAAGATAAAGGTGTGAATTTCTGTGCAACTCCTCTTAAAAAAGGCTTTTCAGCGTCTATTTTGGAAGTTTTGCCATCAAGTTGTTCACAGCCATTTGTGAATAACTTTTGGGTTTCTTCCATACTTTTTCCGTGGCACAGGCGTACCAATGCAGCGATTTCCTTTCCGAAAACCACATCCCAATTCACCAGAATTTCCAATCCGCCAGCGTAACGCTCTCGGTATTTTTCCACAAAACCAATCTGCTTCAAACGGTCTATATGATCACGCATTGTATTGCGGTGACACCTTGTTAGCGTCGCCAATGAGGTCTGCCTGGTATGCAGATAAGGCAGGTTGTTATAATAGGTCGTCAGCTTCAGCTTTTTGGCATCTTCATATTCTGCCAGGTAAAGCCGCAACAACTCAAATGCGGTATGCAAAATGCTTTTATGAAGGCGTACAGCTGTCTTACCTTCTTCACGGTAAATCGTTAAGTCTTGGGTTAGTGTCTCAAACTCTTTAAGTAGGTCCAGGTTAATCCCCTCCTCTCCTTTTTCAAATCGGTCAACTGCTTTCAGCACTCTTTTCCTATGCTCATAATGCAACTGCTCGGCACTAAGCTTCGTGTAAGGACCTTTGCCATTGCGAAAAGCAGTAGCCTCTCTTGAGATCTCATCCAAGATAAAGTAGGCATCCAGATAGGATTTACAGCGTTGATAAGCGGCCTTGTAGGTAATTACAAACAAGGTATGCTCTTCGCTCAGCAAAGGCATTAGGACTTCTCTTTGACTAACCATTGATGTAAGTGGTCGTGTGGAATAAAAAGTATAGCAATGAGGGATTAATCCCTGTTCAGTTTGATAATGGAGTAGCGCAAGGACCTGTCAGAGTCACTCACACTCCCCACTTATGAAGCGGTTAGCTTCTTCTTCCTCGTGATGCGTGTGGAGTCGAACCACCTCACCCGACAAGAACCAACTTGGCTCTTGCTGTGCGCACCGTGAAGTGTTGCGGTGAGAAGTACCAACGATACTCCTCATGCATTCACTTCCTTATTTTGAAGTTGCTGTTCAGTACAGAGAAGCAAATTACAAAGTATGTGTAATCGGCTTGACCATGTTTGCCTCTGCTTGCACTGATTTGCACAGCTTGGTTTAAAAATTGATTTTCATCTGCTGCCTGCTGCTGTTAACAGGTACTTCCAGAATGGCTCGACGGACGTTGCGGATGGTAGACTCACAGCATTTGTATTTTTTTGCCAGCGCTACATTGGTCACTTTAAGATTCCGCTTTTCGATATCCATAATCTCTTCGCATAGCTTCGTTCGTTCTTTCCAGTAGAAAGAGGTTAACTCGGATTCTTCTGCGGGTGTATCTTTTTGTTCAATTGGAGGCGTGTTATTGCGATGCACCTGAAATAGACTGTTTCCACTTCCTGTTAACACCTTCTTTTCCGCTGTTAACGGGTTGACTTCAGGTGTTAGCACTTTTTCTTCAGCGGCTAACGAGTATACTTCACCTGTTAACACTGGTGACTGAGCACCAACAGTCGAAGCATTTACCGTTGCGGTGTCATTGCGGCTTCGCATTGCGATTACATTCCCAGTATTTTCCTGTTCCGGTTTAGGATACCGCTTTCGTCCCGGACCATCAGTAGGACTAGGTTCTTCCGGTTGTATTTGATTACTCAGCTGTAGAGATCTAGTGGGATCAAAACCACTTTCTTTCAAGCACCTGTAACGATAGTACATAATAAAGTAGAGCAAAACTGCGATCAGGATCTCTACCGAAAAGGAGAACACCATCATCTTAAGTGCTGTATTTTCAGTACTCACGGTATTCTTCGTCAATGCTTGTTGATGCGAATCTTTCAGTTCCTGCTGCCGCAATTTCCAGTCGTTGCGGAGCGTTGCGATGCGACGGGTATGGCCTTCAATTACATTGCGAGTTGTCGGATTATGAATATTAATTTTTCCCCGATAGGAGACAGATGCTTTATATGCGGCTAAGTCTTCCTGCTCTTTTTGGATAAGCTTTTCAAACTCCTGATCAATGGCTGATTTTTGAGAAATATAGTCTGCAGTCAAAACCTCTTCCTTATCCATGGATGTTCGAGTGAACAACTCGACTCCTTTTACACTCAGGTAAACAGACATAGACAGTAATGCTATTGCTAGTAATCCTGCCAAAAAAGGAAGCTTACTTTTCTTAAGTGCTGCTTCAAATACCTCTGACCAAAGGTTCCTTTTGAACAGCTCCAAGGCATACAAAAGCACAAAGCAGATAATGCCCGCACCACCTAATCGGACTTCAATACTGATCCATGATTCCGGGATCAGCTTAGAGGTAAAATCAGCTGCGAAAACAAAAGCTGTCAGTACACTCAAAGTGCTAAACAAATAGGAGATGCCTAACGATAGCCGGTACTCTGTCTTTTTCTGCAAGTAGTAAGGTTTCTCGACCAAGAGATCGGCAAAATGGCGTAAATCATCCTGCCACTGCATATTGGACCATTGCTTGTTCATTGTTTTTGGGTTTTATATTGAAATAGAAATTGAATTGTCTTTACTGAAAGTATTCATCTCCTCCAAAAACCTTCTTTCACTATCCCGCTCCTGCGCCAACTTCTCAAAGCCATTGATATTATCCCGGTACACCTCCATGCAGTAGCGATACATCTGATATTGGTAGACTTGCTTTACCTTCGTAAATAGCGTGCAGATTTTCACGGTACTGATCCCACAACCTTTACTCATTAGAAGCTGATAGTCTACAGCCCTCTCTCCAAATACCCATGACCACATGCTATCATCAAAGTTGTGCCAGCAACGATACCACAACACCAACAAATCAACCACCCTCTGCTGATCCAGCTTTTCCCTGCATTCCGAAAGCTCCTCCTCGAGTTCCCTGCGACTCTTGCGACGCTCCTCATCTTCTGGTATCCCTGATAATCCCCTGCCAGCTACAACAAACTAACTCCTCCATATAAAAAAAGTCGCTATCCTATAAGCTACTCACTTTTTTGACTCTAACCTTACCTCTCCCTTACCAATAACCCATTTTCCATAGTGCCTTGAAACTTTTATTATACAAGTACCTATGACACACCTTACCTACATACAAAGACAACAGATTGCACAAGCCCTTTCTGCAGGGCATAGCCTGACCGAAATCGGTGAGCAAATTGGCGTGCATCGGTCTTCGGTAAGTAGGGAAGTGGAACGTAATAGTATTTATGGTAAGTACTGTCCGGAGCAGGCACATCGGTTGGCGCAACAGCGGCGCAGTGAGGCTAGTTGCCATGATGGAACGATTGGTAATAGTATTGTTCGGTTTCGCAGGTTTTTATCTCAAAAAAATGGGCGCAGCAGAAAACGAAGAGGGTGGCGCAGGCAAAAGGATAACCGCTACCGTGTACGTGATTTTTTAGCTGATGGGCGTCTTGACAGGCAAGGGAAAGCCATATTCGCCTTTCCGGGGCGCCACTACAATATCCAATACCGCTTCTGTTTTACCCGCCAATCTGCTTTCTGCCGCTTGCCACGCTCACGTTCATTGATTAAACGTTGGTACCGTATACATCAGTCTTATTGGCAACGGCACTCGTATGTTTCGGTTAAGGTTACCAGTCTCTTATCACGACAAGTAACCCTGCCCATTAAAGGCCAAAAAATGCACAATTCTCTTAAACCTCCTGTCTCCGAGTTGAGAAGCGAGCAGAAAGTTTATATCGTTATCATCTACCTGAAGGTGATGGTACAACTACTGAATTCCTATACTATAGACAATCTTATTTCTGCGGTCTCTTGCCCGTCCAAATGTGTAGCTTAACATGACCACTACTATTTTTTTATACTTCCTTGCCAAAATTTCAGCCCAAATCTTACAGCAATTCATAAAAGAAAATACCATTTCATACTATCCGTGCATTTCGTGATAACGGGATGGCAATACACCAAGGTTCCCCATCCAAATTACAACACCAAACAGCACCAATACCATCTTCTAGCACTTACTGCTTATAACTTCTCATTTTCAAAAATCAGTGAAGCTAAAATATAGTTGTTACAAAAGGATACTCTTTGATAAACTACTCGCCATTTTTCCATACCTAAACTCTACTCTATTAGCGGAGCGTTGAAAAAGGCTATAAAAATACATCTTTCTCAAAATGTAAGTAATGGTTAGTGATAAGTTTAACTGAAGTACTGGAAAGCTATGCCTGAAACTTCTTATAACATCTTCCAGACTTAGAAAGTGGAGTATGTTTTATAAACGAAAACACATCCCTATAACACAATGAAATAGCGTAGTGCAGATTATATTACATATGCCCATAAGGCTCTTTTTGATATCATTGCCAACCTTTTGCAGTTTCAGTCAGGCAACAAAGCCTAAACATTTATAACCTTTTATCTACTATTATGAGTTTTATCTCAGCATTACCACCTCAAGAGCAGCTAAGTAAGTTGCAGACTGTCGAGTCTTTTTCAGAGTTTATCGAAAAGCTTAAAGGTATTCGTAAAGAACTGGTGTTTGCTACCAGTCAATCAGAGTATCAGGACGCCAAAGATGATGCAAGCCAACAGCGTAGACTAAACCAGCTGCAATCTTATGAGCAAAAAATAGCTACCTACACATACAATCGTGACAATGCAACCTCCTCTACTGACCAAAAAAAGTGGCAAATCGAGATCAACACTGCTGAAGCTGCTAAAGAAAAAGTGTTGTTTCGATTAGAGCAAGGTACCAGTGATGACATTTTGGATACCATGGATGATGTTAAAGTACAGTGGGAACTAAACAGTCTGGATGAGTTTGCGGTTGCCATCTGTCAGGAGTTTGAGAAAGGCGGTATCGGAGCTGGTTCTGTCGTTTACAATGAAGTTACCTATACGGCTAACTAATCTTTGCTTTGCTCCTTTTAAAAAATGCTGTCGACTTTGGTTGGCAGCATTTTTTTACTGCTGTTTTTCTGGTTCCGTTTCAATTTAATTAGTAAAAAACCCTTCGAGAACAGTTTAATTGCTCTCAAAGGGTTTAGCATTTTTATAAACTTACTTTACCGTATCCTTACCTATTAGAATTTTTTCAACGGTAATGCAACGTCGTTCATCATTACATTTTAATTACCCGATAGGTACCAATTAACTTTCCTCCAGTACTCACATGTATCAAGTACATTCCAGAAGGTCCAGATAATTTAAAAGCTCCCTCCTTAAAGGATTTATGATCTACCTCTTTTATCACCTGTCCATCCAGTGAGATGACCCGAACTTTTATATCATCCAATTGCTGATTCAAGTCTAACGTAAACGTTTCGGTAGTTACCGTCGGGAAGACCCTGACTTCTAGACCTGCTAATGTTTCCAGACCTAATGGCGAAACAAACAATACACAATCTGATACTCTGCTGCAAATTCCATTAGAAACTTCAAGATAGTAGTCTCCTGTTTTGGATGGAGTTAACTGGGTGTTAGTTTCTCCTGATAGCGCTTCTCCAGTATCGCAATCATACCATTGATATGACATCCCTTCTTGTGCTTCAATAAATAAGGATACACCATCTGACTGAACATTTACAACTGGCAGCTCTTGGATCGAGAGGTACAAAGTAACAGTTGAATCACAGCCGACTGAATTGGTAAATACCTCCTCGTATACGCCCGACTCAGTATAAGTTACACCATTCCAATCGTAGCTTTCGCAAGCTTCTACTGTCTCTTCACTTGAAGTTGATTCCAAGATTGTCAGCGTCAACGTCGCTACGCTATCACAACCCACCGAGTTGGTAAACAGCTCTTCGTATACACCCGAAGTCGTATAGGTCACGCCATTCCAATCGTAGCTTTCGCAAGCTTCTACTGTCTCTTCACTTGAAGTTGATTCCAAGATTGTCAGCGTCAACGTCGCTACGCTATCACAACCCACCGAGTTGGTAAACAGCTCTTCGTATACACCCGAAGTCGTATAGGTCACGCCATTCCAATCGTAACTTTCGCAAGCTTCCACTGTCTCTTCACTCGAAGTTGGTTCCAAGATTGTCAGCGTCAACGTCGCTACGCTATCACAACCCACCGAGTTGGTAAACAACTCTTCGTACACACCTGAAGCTGTATAAGTCACGCCATTCCAGTCGTAGCTTTCACAAGCTTCCACTGTCTCTTCACTCGAAGTTGATTCCAAGATTGTCAGCGTCAACGTCGCTGTACTATCACAACCAACTGAATTGGTAAATACCACCTCGTATATGCCCGATGCGGTATAAGTCACGCCATTCCAGTCGTAGCTTTCGCAAGCCTCTACCGTTTCCTCACTTGATGTTAGTTCCAAGATTGTCAGCGTCAACGTTGCCAAACTGTCACAGCCGACCGAATTGATAAATAACTCTTGGTAAGTACCCGATTCAGTATAAGTCACGCCATTCCATTCGTAGCTTTCGCAAGCTTCCACTACTTCAGTACTTTCATCCTTTAAGTAATCAAACTCTAACGTTACCGTTCTTTCACATCCTTCTTCAGTGGTAATCGAATGTGTATAAGTGCCAGATGCTGTCAGAATGGTTCCATAAAAATCATAGGCATTACAACTCGATACAGCTTGCTCGAACGTAGTGATGGTTCCACAAGTGGCATTACGATATAGCCTTGATGAGTTAGTGACAGGATCTTTTACAGCGCCAGAAAGCATGATATCCATATCCATATCATGGTCAATATCAGCCAATGCGATAGCACCGTCATAGATACTATGTAAAGCACCCATATTGCTCTTGGTGAAATTGCCTGTACCGTTATTGAAATACACAAATGTTCTCGGATACCCCGTTTCACTTTCCCACTTTCCAGACTCGATAATATCGATATCACCATCTAGATCTATATCTCCAGCAACTGCAGTTGAAAGGAAAGGTCCATCATAGCCATGTTTTTGGGTAAATGCCCCTGCCCCATCGTTTTCATAGATCAGGAATTTCCCACTTCCCGAAAGGTACAAATCCAAGTCTTTATCATTGTCAATATCCAACAATAGCATTTTGCCTTTACTGATCGGCTCAAAAGTACTACCTGTTGCCGCTGTAAAGTTACCTGTTCCATCATTCAGGTAAAGTACTGTAATATCTGTACCCGTACCGTTGGTACCACAAAGGAAAATATCCATCGCTTTATCTCCATTCACATCACCTGTCGTTACGCTTACATCAATTAAGCCTTCGATACCAGCTGTGTGAAGTGACAGATTGCCTGAACCATCGTTGAGGTAAAGTTCAGCAATCGGACTGCCTGAAGCATTCTTTCCAACAACTAATAGGTCTGAAACCTGATCGCCATTGGCATCAAAGGCGACAACTTTACCTGATATACCCGAAAAGCTGTTGCCAGTATCTTCCGTAAAATTACCCGTCCCATCATTCCAGTACAGTGTTGTCTGTAGTTCGTCTGATGCATTAAGACCTGAAAGTACCACGTCTTCCACCTCATCTCCATTAAAGTCAGCCACAGCAATACTCGCATACTGCAATCCAGCAAATGGATGGGTGGTCACTTCAGTAAAGTTACCTTCACCGTCGTTTTTATAATACTCCGTCATTTTCTGGTCACCATAATAGGCACCGCTCACCAGCATATCCTGATCACCATCCTTATCCGCATCAAGGAAGACGATATCTCCCTCACGGAACTCTGTAGTCACATTGAATTGAGCTGCCTCAAAGCCATTAGACTGATCATTGATATAGGCTCTGGTTACCCATTCGACAGATGACGAAATCCTATTCGAAACACCACTATTGAGAATATCCGCATAGCCATCCCCATTCAGGTCTCCTATCGCTATTCTTCCCACATCATCATTTAACTCAAGCGTTTGATGTGCTGCATATTGCCCCGTTCCATCGTTCCAGAATACAGCTAACTCATTGAAATAATCTGAGAACAGCACCTCAGCAGCACCATCATTATTCAAATCCTTAAAATGTAAAGAGAATTCATAGTTAGTCTGCAAACCATCAAAATCATTGGAAGTGTCCAACACATAGTTTCCAGATTGGTCATTGAGATACAACAACGTTTCGGTATCATCCAGAATAAAAATATCTGGGTAGTTATCCGCATTGGCATCTGCAAATTCAAAGGTATGATAGTATCCACTTACTGTTCTAAACCCACGGCTAACTTCACTGAACACACCACCTTCGCATCTATAGATGACATCCGTATGCCCTGCATTGTAATCCGACACGATGATGTCTACTCCCCCATTATATGGTTCTGAAACCGCTACTTTATTGAGGAAACTCCCATTATTCATACCCGTTATCGTTTGAGAAGTGAAGTTACCCGCTCCGTCGTTCAGGTACAGATAAGCATTTGAAAATTTGACTATAAAAATATCCGGATAGGTATCGTCATTAAAGTCAGCAATGCGAACA
This portion of the Limibacter armeniacum genome encodes:
- a CDS encoding helix-turn-helix domain-containing protein translates to MTHLTYIQRQQIAQALSAGHSLTEIGEQIGVHRSSVSREVERNSIYGKYCPEQAHRLAQQRRSEASCHDGTIGNSIVRFRRFLSQKNGRSRKRRGWRRQKDNRYRVRDFLADGRLDRQGKAIFAFPGRHYNIQYRFCFTRQSAFCRLPRSRSLIKRWYRIHQSYWQRHSYVSVKVTSLLSRQVTLPIKGQKMHNSLKPPVSELRSEQKVYIVIIYLKVMVQLLNSYTIDNLISAVSCPSKCVA